From a single Silene latifolia isolate original U9 population chromosome 6, ASM4854445v1, whole genome shotgun sequence genomic region:
- the LOC141586270 gene encoding putative arabinosyltransferase ARAD1 isoform X1, giving the protein MTKSSSSLSSSSVNGPWSIYKLFFSISLICTLFMSSYLLFNKPVSAPTSILQNTLQDPGFTLKVFVSELPRSYNYGLLQEYWSLPPDNRIRFDPDHVPGLKQNNSNLEFPPYPKNPVTTQNSAEYWLLGDLMTPEHLRNGSIAKRVYDVKEADVVFVPFFSALSCEMQLSIDRRILPMKVMKNLDYKRQKEVIDIVTNSEAWKRSGGRDHIFALSNPMAMWHVKDEIAPAILLVVDFGGWVQIDAKASHGNSNEKIGHTQVSLIKDVIVPYNHLLPALQLSDNQPRHNLLFYKGAKHRQRGGVIRAKLWSMLEHEPGVVMEEGVADETGRQQSIKGMRDSEFCLHPAGDTPTSCRLFDAIQSLCIPVIVSDQIELPFEGIIDYSEFSVFVSSNDALQPKWLVTHLQNISKEQREEYRKNLARVQPMFEYDNGFPGGIGPIDPNGTVNQIWKKIYHKVPMIKEAVTRNRRKPPGTSIPLRCQCT; this is encoded by the exons ATGACAAAATCATCGTCGTCGTTGTCGTCATCATCTGTAAATGGTCCATGGTCCATCTATAAGCTCTTCTTCTCTATATCTCTTATCTGTACACTTTTTATGTCTTCCTACCTATTATTCAACAAACCCGTCTCAGCTCCGACCTCAATTCTCCAAAATACCCTCCAAGATCCCGGTTTTACTCTAAAAGTGTTTGTTTCCGAGCTGCCCAGGTCATACAACTATGGGCTGTTACAGGAATACTGGTCTTTACCCCCGGATAATAGAATCCGGTTTGACCCGGATCATGTACCCGGGTTGAAACAGAACAATTCAAACTTGGAATTCCCGCCTTATCCGAAGAACCCTGTGACTACACAGAATAGTGCTGAGTATTGGTTGTTGGGTGATTTAATGACTCCTGAACATTTAAGGAACGGGTCAATTGCGAAAAGGGTttacgatgttaaggaagctgaTGTGGTATTTGTTCCATTTTTTTCTGCATTAAGTTGTGAGATGCAGCTTAGTATTGATAGACGTATTCTTCCTATGAAAGTTATGAAAAATTTGGATTATAAAAGACAGAAAGAGGTTATTGATATTGTTACTAATTCTGAGGCTTGGAAACGGTCTGGTGGTCGTGATCATATCTTTGCTTTATCTA ACCCTATGGCAATGTGGCATGTCAAAGATGAAATTGCTCCGGCAATACTGCTTGTTGTTGATTTTGGGGGGTGGGTTCAAATTGACGCGAAAGCTTCTCATGGAAACTCAAATGAGAAGATAGGACATACTCAGGTTTCGCTGATAAAAGACGTGATCGTTCCTTACAACCATCTACTACCTGCATTGCAGTTATCAGATAACCAGCCTCGGCAtaatcttcttttctacaaaggAGCTAAACACAGACAGAGG GGAGGTGTGATTCGCGCGAAACTATGGAGCATGCTGGAGCATGAACCAGGGGTGGTCATGGAGGAAGGCGTTGCAGACGAAACTGGTAGACAGCAATCAATCAAAGGAATGAGAGACTCTGAATTCTGTTTACATCCTGCAGGAGACACACCGACTTCTTGTCGTCTGTTTGACGCAATTCAAAGCCTATGCATACCCGTCATTGTCAGCGACCAGATCGAGCTACCCTTCGAGGGAATTATCGATTATTCAGAGTTCTCCGTCTTCGTGTCGTCTAATGATGCCCTTCAGCCAAAATGGCTAGTAACTCATCTTCAGAACATTTCTAAGGAACAAAGGGAGGAATATAGGAAAAACTTGGCTCGGGTTCAGCCTATGTTTGAATATGATAACGGATTTCCGGGTGGTATCGGTCCGATTGACCCGAATGGAACAGTGAATCAAATTTGGAAAAAGATTTATCATAAAGTTCCTATGATTAAGGAAGCTGTGACTAGAAATAGAAGGAAACCTCCTGGTACATCTATTCCACTTCGTTGCCAATGTACCTGA
- the LOC141586270 gene encoding putative arabinosyltransferase ARAD1 isoform X2 yields the protein MVLLSSSIHTLFFSISLICLLSVSSFLYVNNSVPTTTLIPQNTVQDSAFNLKVFVSELPRSYNYGLLQEYWSLPPDNRIKFDPDHLPGSSRKHSNKEFPPYPNNPVHTQYSAEYWLLGDLMTPESLRNNNSVAKRVSDAKDADVIFVPFFAALSCEMQASIDRRIITRKVDKNEDYRRQKEVMDIVTNSEAWIRSGGRDHVFVLADPMAMWHVKDEIAPAILLVVDFGGWVQIDAKASHGNSNEKIGHTQVSLIKDVIVPYNHLLPALQLSDNQPRHNLLFYKGAKHRQRGGVIRAKLWSMLEHEPGVVMEEGVADETGRQQSIKGMRDSEFCLHPAGDTPTSCRLFDAIQSLCIPVIVSDQIELPFEGIIDYSEFSVFVSSNDALQPKWLVTHLQNISKEQREEYRKNLARVQPMFEYDNGFPGGIGPIDPNGTVNQIWKKIYHKVPMIKEAVTRNRRKPPGTSIPLRCQCT from the exons ATGGTACTATTATCGTCGTCAATCCATACACTCTTCTTTTCTATCTCTCTTATTTGCTTACTTTCTGTTTCTTCCTTTCTTTACGTCAACAACTCGGTTCCTACCACTACCTTAATTCCACAAAATACCGTCCAAGATTCCGCCTTTAACCTCAAAGTCTTTGTTTCCGAGTTACCCAGGTCATACAACTACGGGCTGTTACAGGAATACTGGTCTTTACCTCCTGATAACAGAATTAAATTTGACCCGGATCACCTACCCGGGTCGAGTAGAAAACATTCTAACAAAGAATTTCCACCGTACCCAAATAACCCGGTCCATACGCAGTACAGTGCTGAGTATTGGTTGTTGGGTGATTTGATGACACCTGAAAGTTTAAGGAATAATAATTCTGTTGCAAAAAGGGTTTCTGATGCTAAGGATGCTGATGTGATATTTGTACCTTTTTTTGCTGCATTAAGCTGTGAGATGCAGGCTAGTATTGATAGACGTATTATTACTAGAAAAGTCGATAAAAATGAGGATTATAGAAGACAAAAAGAGGTTATGGATATTGTTACAAATTCTGAGGCTTGGATACGGTCTGGTGGTCGTGATCATGTCTTTGTTTTAGCTG ACCCTATGGCAATGTGGCATGTCAAAGATGAAATTGCTCCGGCAATACTGCTTGTTGTTGATTTTGGGGGGTGGGTTCAAATTGACGCGAAAGCTTCTCATGGAAACTCAAATGAGAAGATAGGACATACTCAGGTTTCGCTGATAAAAGACGTGATCGTTCCTTACAACCATCTACTACCTGCATTGCAGTTATCAGATAACCAGCCTCGGCAtaatcttcttttctacaaaggAGCTAAACACAGACAGAGG GGAGGTGTGATTCGCGCGAAACTATGGAGCATGCTGGAGCATGAACCAGGGGTGGTCATGGAGGAAGGCGTTGCAGACGAAACTGGTAGACAGCAATCAATCAAAGGAATGAGAGACTCTGAATTCTGTTTACATCCTGCAGGAGACACACCGACTTCTTGTCGTCTGTTTGACGCAATTCAAAGCCTATGCATACCCGTCATTGTCAGCGACCAGATCGAGCTACCCTTCGAGGGAATTATCGATTATTCAGAGTTCTCCGTCTTCGTGTCGTCTAATGATGCCCTTCAGCCAAAATGGCTAGTAACTCATCTTCAGAACATTTCTAAGGAACAAAGGGAGGAATATAGGAAAAACTTGGCTCGGGTTCAGCCTATGTTTGAATATGATAACGGATTTCCGGGTGGTATCGGTCCGATTGACCCGAATGGAACAGTGAATCAAATTTGGAAAAAGATTTATCATAAAGTTCCTATGATTAAGGAAGCTGTGACTAGAAATAGAAGGAAACCTCCTGGTACATCTATTCCACTTCGTTGCCAATGTACCTGA